From Pseudobdellovibrio exovorus JSS, a single genomic window includes:
- the atpA gene encoding F0F1 ATP synthase subunit alpha, with amino-acid sequence MEAQIRADEIGRVLKEQIAKYNKNVEVAETGSVLSVGDGVARVYGLENVMAGEMVEFSNGVQGMALNLESSQVGVVIFGEDRNIKEGDVVKRTKTIVSVPVGEALLGRVVDALGQPIDGMGAINTPHSRQVELKAPGIVYRKSVHEPLQTGLKAIDALIPIGRGQRELIIGDRQTGKTAIAIDTIINQKGQNVHCFYVAIGQKQSTVSVVVQKLREAGALEYTTIISTGASDPAPMQYLAAYTGTAMAEYFRDTGKHALIIYDDLTKQAQAYRQMSLLLRRPPGREAYPGDVFYLHSRLLERAAKLSDDKGAGSLTALPIIETQAGDISAYIPTNVISITDGQIFLESDLFYKGIRPAVSVGKSVSRVGGSAQIKAMKQVAGSIKLELAQFRALEAFAAFASDLDKASQQQLARGRKLVELLKQGQYQPFRVEDQIVAIYAATNGYMDSLQDADVNRFEKELLQFLKQKYSNILKTIEEKKQISDDVKAELVAALKEFAAVFQPTK; translated from the coding sequence ATGGAAGCTCAAATCAGAGCCGACGAAATCGGACGCGTTCTTAAAGAACAAATCGCTAAATACAACAAAAACGTTGAAGTGGCCGAAACTGGTAGCGTGTTATCAGTAGGTGACGGTGTTGCTCGCGTTTATGGTCTTGAAAACGTAATGGCCGGTGAAATGGTTGAGTTTTCGAATGGCGTTCAAGGTATGGCCCTGAATCTTGAGTCATCTCAAGTGGGTGTGGTTATCTTCGGTGAAGACCGCAACATCAAAGAAGGCGACGTTGTTAAAAGAACAAAAACAATCGTTTCTGTTCCTGTAGGTGAAGCTTTATTGGGTCGCGTAGTCGATGCTTTAGGTCAACCTATCGATGGTATGGGCGCAATCAATACACCTCACTCTCGTCAAGTTGAGTTAAAAGCTCCGGGTATCGTTTATCGTAAATCGGTACATGAGCCATTACAAACTGGTTTGAAAGCAATCGATGCTTTGATTCCAATCGGACGCGGACAACGTGAGTTGATCATCGGTGACCGTCAAACTGGTAAAACTGCGATTGCGATCGATACGATCATCAATCAAAAAGGTCAAAACGTTCACTGCTTTTACGTAGCTATCGGACAAAAACAATCTACAGTATCTGTGGTTGTTCAAAAATTACGTGAAGCTGGCGCTTTAGAATATACAACTATCATTTCAACTGGTGCCTCTGATCCAGCCCCAATGCAATACTTGGCAGCGTACACAGGTACAGCTATGGCGGAATACTTCCGTGATACAGGCAAACATGCTTTGATCATCTATGATGATTTAACAAAGCAAGCTCAAGCTTACCGTCAAATGTCTTTATTATTGCGTCGTCCTCCAGGACGTGAAGCGTATCCAGGAGACGTTTTCTATTTACACAGCCGTCTATTAGAGCGTGCTGCTAAGTTGTCTGATGATAAAGGTGCTGGTTCATTAACAGCTCTTCCAATCATCGAAACTCAAGCGGGCGATATCTCGGCATATATCCCAACGAACGTGATTTCGATCACTGACGGACAGATCTTCCTTGAGTCTGACTTATTCTATAAAGGTATTCGCCCAGCGGTATCAGTAGGTAAATCAGTATCGCGCGTGGGTGGTTCGGCTCAGATTAAGGCGATGAAACAAGTTGCCGGTTCAATCAAACTTGAACTAGCTCAGTTCCGTGCTTTAGAGGCTTTCGCAGCTTTCGCATCTGATCTAGATAAAGCGTCTCAACAACAATTAGCGCGTGGTCGTAAATTAGTTGAGTTGTTGAAACAAGGTCAGTACCAACCTTTCCGCGTTGAAGATCAAATCGTTGCTATTTATGCAGCTACTAACGGCTACATGGACAGCTTGCAAGATGCAGACGTAAATCGTTTCGAAAAAGAATTGTTACAGTTCTTGAAACAAAAATACTCGAACATCTTGAAAACAATCGAAGAGAAAAAACAAATCTCTGATGACGTTAAAGCAGAATTAGTAGCGGCTTTGAAAGAATTCGCTGCGGTTTTTCAACCAACTAAATAG
- the atpH gene encoding ATP synthase F1 subunit delta codes for MSADVLVTKYAQSLFEATEANKTTATVAAELQQVVQIFTQADAVTFFSSPFNSLDTRLMVAKSALEGKCSPETFNFMITVVEKERVAFLAQINEAFQTLVRAQGGETEGTLVVASDISEGFKSQVEAKVSGVLNKKVKLKVEKDSSLLSGYKVMVGGWTLDDSAQFHLNKIKEDISKRGI; via the coding sequence ATGAGTGCAGATGTATTAGTAACAAAATATGCGCAGTCATTGTTTGAGGCGACTGAAGCCAATAAAACAACGGCAACCGTGGCGGCAGAACTTCAACAAGTAGTTCAAATTTTTACTCAAGCCGATGCGGTGACTTTCTTTAGCAGCCCATTTAACAGCTTAGACACTCGTTTAATGGTGGCGAAATCAGCTTTAGAAGGAAAATGCTCTCCGGAAACATTTAACTTTATGATCACAGTTGTAGAGAAAGAGCGCGTGGCGTTCTTAGCTCAAATCAACGAAGCTTTCCAAACTTTGGTTCGCGCACAAGGTGGCGAAACAGAGGGAACTCTTGTTGTGGCTTCAGATATTTCTGAAGGTTTCAAGTCACAAGTAGAAGCGAAAGTTTCTGGCGTATTAAATAAAAAAGTAAAATTAAAAGTCGAAAAAGACAGTTCGTTATTGTCTGGCTATAAAGTTATGGTCGGCGGATGGACTTTGGATGATTCGGCACAATTTCATTTAAACAAGATTAAAGAAGACATTTCAAAGAGAGGTATATAG
- a CDS encoding ATP synthase F0 subunit B — MSRSIKAAILLVSLSSSAAFAAGGHHDDHIPFDKIAFQAINLGILLIGIFFFIRKSIVEAFKNRREDFLAKSEQTKSALKEAEAALSGIKDKLSNLEAGEKKSLENAQHEANVLKANIIKDAEHSAEKMKKDAQLIIANELSKARAEINAAILDQALASATQKLSSNAQSGTAQEAAFVKQLDQVKA; from the coding sequence ATGAGCCGCTCAATCAAAGCCGCTATCTTATTAGTATCACTTTCTTCAAGCGCAGCTTTCGCAGCTGGTGGTCACCATGATGATCACATTCCTTTTGATAAAATCGCGTTTCAAGCGATTAACCTAGGAATCCTTTTAATCGGTATTTTCTTTTTCATCCGCAAATCTATTGTTGAAGCGTTCAAAAATCGTCGTGAAGATTTCTTAGCTAAATCTGAACAGACAAAAAGCGCGTTGAAAGAAGCGGAAGCCGCTTTGTCTGGGATCAAAGACAAATTGTCGAACCTTGAAGCTGGCGAAAAGAAATCTTTAGAGAACGCACAACACGAAGCGAATGTGTTGAAAGCTAACATTATTAAAGATGCTGAACACAGCGCTGAGAAAATGAAAAAAGATGCTCAATTGATTATTGCTAACGAACTTTCAAAAGCTCGTGCAGAAATCAATGCGGCTATCTTGGATCAAGCTTTAGCGTCAGCAACACAAAAACTTTCATCAAACGCGCAGTCAGGCACAGCTCAAGAGGCGGCGTTTGTTAAACAATTAGATCAGGTGAAAGCATGA
- a CDS encoding ATP synthase F0 subunit B — translation MEILLQLGANKSAFIQFILFVVSITFLTVYVYGPFYRAYDQRLKQTKGADQVAAETQDEAKKLEAVFQVRAREINGRIQNIFENEKKQASESSAIILNKAREEVSATTEKARQDIEAQKSNAARDIQNVSQSVADEISKKLTGAV, via the coding sequence ATGGAAATCTTATTACAGCTTGGCGCGAACAAGAGTGCATTCATACAGTTTATACTGTTTGTGGTTTCAATAACGTTTTTAACTGTCTATGTATATGGTCCGTTCTACCGTGCCTATGATCAGCGTTTAAAACAAACTAAAGGTGCAGATCAAGTTGCAGCCGAAACACAAGATGAAGCAAAAAAATTGGAAGCTGTATTTCAAGTGCGCGCACGTGAAATCAATGGTCGCATCCAAAACATTTTTGAAAACGAAAAAAAGCAAGCTAGCGAATCTTCAGCGATTATTTTAAATAAAGCACGCGAAGAAGTTTCTGCTACTACAGAAAAAGCTCGCCAAGATATCGAAGCGCAAAAATCAAATGCAGCTCGTGATATCCAAAACGTTTCTCAAAGCGTAGCTGACGAAATTTCTAAAAAATTAACGGGAGCTGTTTAA
- a CDS encoding bactofilin family protein — protein sequence MASAEKELYVSTLIEEGSAFEGRLSFSGTAKIAGQFKGEIYTKDHVVITETAQVHAEIEAGYVTIMGALEGNIVASKKVTMMPPATFRGTVTTPSLKIEEGVVFEGASYVPKV from the coding sequence ATGGCATCAGCTGAAAAAGAACTTTATGTTTCAACACTAATAGAAGAGGGCAGCGCTTTCGAGGGCCGCCTTTCTTTCAGTGGAACAGCTAAGATTGCCGGACAGTTCAAAGGCGAGATTTACACTAAAGATCATGTGGTGATTACAGAAACAGCACAGGTGCATGCCGAAATCGAAGCGGGCTACGTGACCATCATGGGCGCGCTCGAGGGCAACATCGTTGCTAGTAAAAAGGTCACCATGATGCCACCTGCAACCTTCCGAGGCACAGTAACAACTCCTAGTTTAAAAATTGAAGAGGGAGTTGTCTTCGAAGGTGCTTCTTACGTTCCCAAAGTCTAA
- a CDS encoding ParB/RepB/Spo0J family partition protein: protein MEINKDNLNKKRLGRGLGSLLSGPATEATEDTFVAAPIAPPQSAKAAANVESQVPPESRVWTIAIDKLVPGVYQPRKNFEKESLAELASSIKENGIIQPITVRKRKEGGFEILAGERRWRAAQMAGLHEVPAIIKTLTDREALQVALIENIQREDLDPIEEAESYQRLIQEFALSQQEAAEKVGKERSSVANALRLLSLPSEIREMLTAKQISVGHAKAILSLTDKARQIGLAKKVSENGMSVRSLENEIKGLQKPTADKVETDNATALTKVDLAGKLAAELADQLQKALGTKVEITYKKGKGQVQVHFYSDDQLTQIYEKLKD from the coding sequence ATGGAAATCAATAAAGATAATTTGAACAAAAAAAGACTTGGTAGAGGATTAGGATCGTTGTTAAGCGGACCTGCCACTGAGGCCACTGAAGATACATTTGTTGCGGCACCCATCGCCCCTCCCCAAAGCGCAAAGGCAGCAGCAAATGTAGAATCTCAAGTTCCACCTGAAAGCCGTGTTTGGACGATTGCCATCGACAAATTAGTTCCAGGTGTTTACCAACCTCGTAAAAATTTTGAAAAAGAAAGTCTTGCTGAATTAGCCAGTTCTATTAAAGAGAACGGCATCATCCAACCTATTACTGTTAGAAAACGTAAAGAGGGTGGCTTTGAAATTCTAGCCGGTGAACGTCGCTGGAGAGCGGCTCAGATGGCGGGTCTTCACGAAGTTCCTGCAATCATTAAAACTCTGACAGATCGTGAAGCTCTACAAGTGGCTTTGATCGAAAATATTCAACGTGAAGATTTAGATCCCATCGAAGAAGCTGAAAGTTATCAGCGCTTGATTCAAGAGTTTGCGTTGTCTCAGCAAGAGGCCGCAGAAAAAGTAGGTAAGGAAAGATCGTCAGTTGCCAATGCTCTACGTCTATTAAGTCTTCCTTCTGAAATTCGTGAAATGTTAACGGCGAAGCAAATCAGCGTCGGACATGCAAAAGCGATCCTTTCGTTGACGGATAAAGCGCGTCAGATAGGTCTAGCTAAAAAAGTTTCTGAAAATGGGATGTCTGTTCGTTCTTTAGAGAATGAAATCAAAGGCTTACAAAAACCGACAGCAGATAAAGTTGAGACTGATAACGCCACTGCATTGACGAAAGTGGATCTAGCTGGAAAACTAGCGGCTGAGCTAGCGGATCAATTGCAGAAAGCCTTGGGCACGAAAGTGGAAATTACCTATAAAAAAGGTAAAGGACAGGTTCAGGTTCACTTCTACAGCGATGACCAACTGACTCAGATTTACGAAAAATTAAAAGACTAA
- a CDS encoding ParA family protein — protein MIKTICISNQKGGVGKTTTTVNLSAALAQQGYRVLVVDMDPQGNASSGLGIKKHEVQDSNIYHVLIGEQNLQDAVFKSPKDGVWVATANPDLVGAEIELVDMPQREYRLKNALATVADQYDYVLIDCPPSLGLLTLNSLAAANSFLVPLQCEYYALEGLSQLLNTAGLVKKSINPNLHIEGILLTMFDKRNNLGHQVVEEIRSHFKDKVFNAVIPRNVRLSEAPSHGVSIFGYDPKSIGALMYAELAKELLARTANTQVSENKSFDL, from the coding sequence ATGATTAAGACGATTTGCATATCCAATCAAAAGGGCGGAGTAGGAAAAACCACTACTACTGTCAATTTATCTGCGGCTTTGGCCCAGCAAGGATATCGTGTTTTGGTGGTTGATATGGACCCTCAGGGTAATGCTTCGAGTGGTTTGGGTATCAAAAAGCACGAAGTTCAGGACTCGAATATCTATCATGTGTTGATTGGCGAACAAAACCTTCAAGATGCTGTATTCAAAAGCCCTAAAGACGGCGTTTGGGTAGCCACGGCTAACCCAGACCTTGTGGGAGCTGAAATTGAGTTAGTGGATATGCCTCAACGTGAATACCGCTTGAAAAATGCTTTAGCTACAGTTGCAGATCAATATGACTATGTCTTGATTGATTGTCCCCCTTCATTGGGACTTTTAACTCTGAATTCATTGGCCGCAGCGAACAGTTTCTTAGTGCCACTTCAATGTGAGTACTATGCCCTAGAGGGATTAAGTCAGTTGCTGAATACAGCGGGCTTAGTGAAGAAAAGCATCAATCCAAATCTACATATCGAAGGCATCTTGCTGACGATGTTTGATAAGAGAAATAACTTGGGTCACCAAGTTGTAGAAGAGATTCGTTCACACTTTAAAGACAAAGTTTTCAATGCTGTGATTCCACGAAATGTTCGTCTGAGCGAGGCGCCGAGCCATGGTGTTTCGATCTTCGGATATGATCCAAAATCCATCGGTGCTTTGATGTACGCTGAGCTGGCAAAAGAGCTTTTGGCGCGCACAGCCAACACTCAAGTTTCTGAAAACAAAAGCTTTGACTTATAG